Within the Mycobacteriales bacterium genome, the region CGCCGCGGATCCAGCGGATCTGGTCGAGGGCCGTACGGACGTCGAGGAGGGCAAGGTCCTCGGCCACGAGAACATGGGCGAGGTCATCGAGGTCGGCGCCGGCGTCGACCGGGTCAAGGTCGGCGACCGGGTCGTGCTGCCGTTCAACATCGGCTGCGGCTTCTGCAGGAACTGCGAGTCCGGGCTGACCGGCTTCTGCCTGACGACGAACCCCGGCAGTGCCGGCGCGGCCTACGGCTACGCCGACATGGGCCCGTACAGCGGCGGTCAGGCCGAGCTGCTGCGGGTCCCGTACGCGGACTGGAACGCCCTCGTGCTCCCGCAGGACGCCCAGGAGCGGGAGAAGGACTACGTGATGCTGTCGGACATCCTGCCGACCGGCTACCACGGAACCGAACTCGCGCAGGTCGGCATCGGCGACTCGGTGGTCGTCTGGGGCGCCGGACCGGTCGGCCTGATGGCCGCGATGTCGGCCCGGCTCCGCGGCGCCGACCAGGTCCTCGTCGTCGACCGGCAGCCCGACCGGCTGAAGCTGGTCGAGGCCGTCGACGCGACGCCCATCGACGACAGCGCCGGCGACGCCGTCCAGCAGGTCCTGGACGCCACCCGCGGCGAGGGCGCCGACCGTGGCGTCGAGGCCGTCGGCTACCAGGCCCACGACCACGAGGGCGCGGAGAAGCCCGGCCTCACGATCAACAACCTGGTCGCGGCGGTCCGGCCGACCGGGCGCATCGGCGTGGTCGGGGTGTTCGTCCCCGAGGACCCGTCCGCGGCCGACGACCTCGCCAAGGAAGGCAAGTTCGCCTTCGACTTCGGCACGTTCTTCTTCAAGGGTCAGTCGATGGGCACGGGCCAGGCCAACGTCAAGCAGTACAACCGGCCGCTGCGCAACCTGATCCACCGCGACAAGCTGAACCCGGGGCTGATCGTGTCCCACGAGCTGAACCTCGACGACGCCGCCGAGGGCTACCGCAACTTCGACGACCGTCTCGACGGCTGGACCAAGGTCCTCCTGCACCCCTAGACCGTCCACACCCGACAGACGGCGCCCTCACGGTCGATCGGTGCAGTCCGCGCTCCGGAGCGTCCGCCCGGCGGTGTCCACCAGCAGCGCGGCGTAGCCGGGGCGGGTGGCGATCCAGTCGAGGGCGGTGGGTCCCATCACGAAGGCGGCGGTGGCGTACGCGTCGGCCCGGGTCAGCGACGGACCGACGACCGTCGCGCTGGCGAGGTGGGTGATCGGCCGGCCGGTGAACGGGTCGAGCAGATGGGCACCGCGCTCGGAGGTCCCGGAGGTCGCGACGGCGAGATCGGTGCCGGTGACCGTGGTGACGACCCGGCCGGGCCGCACGGGGTCGGCGATGCCGACCGTCCACTCGCGACCCCGTTCGGGCCGGCCGGCGAGCTGGATGTCGCCGCCGCCGTTGACCGCGTGGTCGGCCGAGCCGTGCATGCGCAGCAGCCGGCTCGCCCGCTCGACGGCCCAGCCCTTGACCAGTCCGGTCGGGTCGATCCGGCCGTCGAGCAGGGCGGAGAAGTACCCGCCGGTCTCGAGCTGGGCGTCGGCGCACAGGTCGAGTACCTCCGCCACGGCCGGGTCGGCGTCGGCCGCCCGGATCTCCCGCCGCCGCAGTCGGCTGATGTCGCTGTCCCGGTCGTACGTGCTGAAGACGCGGTCGACGTGGTGCAGCCAGCTGACGACGGCCGCGATCGCCGCGGTCCAGTCGCCCGGGCCGCGTACGTCGATGGTGAACACCGTGCCCATGCAGTGCTCGACGTGCCGGGTCCGCTCGGTGGCGGTCGCGGTCGTCACAGCCCCGCCTGGTCGAGCGCGCCCTGCAGGGACTGGATGTAGCCCTGGCTGGTGTACGTCGCCCCGGAGACCATGTCGATCGAGGTGCTCCTCGCCGCCGTCGCCTCCTGGTTCAGCACCGGGATCGCGTACGAGTTGATCTGCTGGTCGCGCGGGTCGTTCTGCGGGTAGTCGACCGCCTGCACGGCGGTGACCGTCCCGTCGGTCACCGTGATCTGGACCTGCACCGGACCGAACCGGGTGTCGGCCGCCGTCCCGGTGTAGGTCCCCGATCCGGAGGCGGACCCGGAACCGGAGGTCGACGGGGATGCCGACGGATCCGAGGCGGACCCGGTGGGCGACGGCGTGCTCAGCGCGGCCGGCGGCGTGGTCACCGCCGCCGGGTGGGTCTTGAACGACAGCAGCAGCACCAGACCGGTCACGGTGCCGGACAGGGCGAACAGTGCGCGGCGCATGGCGGGTCTCCCGGGGGCCTAGAACTCGAAGGTCTCGGAGTGGATCTGCCGGCGGGGCACGCCGGCCGTACGCAGCGCGGCGCCGACCGCGGCCGTCATCCCGCCGGGCCCGCACACGTAGACGTCGTGTGCGCGCAGATCGGTGATGTTGGCGGTCAGGACGGCCGCGGAGAGCGGGTCGTAGCCGAGGTCGTGGCGGTGCCCGGTCAGGATGTGCACGGTGGCGCCGCGGATCAGGGCCAGCTGCTCGAGCTCGGACCGGAACACCACGTCCTGCTCCCGGCCGACCCGGTAGAGCAGGGTGATGTCGCCGGGCAGCGTCTGCAGCAGCGCCCGCAGCGGGGTGATCCCGATGCCCCCCGCGATGAGCAGCACCTGCCGGCGGGTACGCCGGGCCGCGGTCATCGCCCCGTACGGTCCCTCGGCGACGACCCGGGTTCCGGGCGGAAGCGCGGCGAGCGCCCGGCTGTGGCCGCCGAGGTCCTTGACCGTGACCCGCATCCGGCCGGGCTGGACCGCCGCCGACAGCGAGTACGGGTTGGCGGCCCACCACAGGTCCCGGGTGAGGACCCGGAGCCGGAAGAACTGGCCCGCCTCCGCGCGGAGCTCGTCCAGGTGCCGGCCGGCCATGCTCACGGACACCACGCCGGGCCCTTCCGGGACCACCGTCTCGACCCGCAGCCGGTGCCGGACCGCCTGCCGGACCGGCGTCACGAACCGGTACCAGGCGATCGCCGCCGCCACCGACACGTACAGCGCGGACCAGGCCACCCGGGCGGCCCGGTCGGTCATGAACTCCGCGCCCGTCGCGAACTGGTGGCTGAACGCCAGCGCCACCGCGAGGTAGGTGTAGAAGTGCAGGTAGTACCAGGTCTCGTAGCGCATCCGCCGGCGCGCGGCCCGGGCCGAGACCGCGCCGACGCCGACCAGCAGCAGCCCCGCGACCGTGGCCATGAGCACGTCCGGGTAGCTGGTCAGCAGCGTGCCGGTCTGGCTCACCACGTCGGTGTGCGCGGTGACCGCGTACCCCCAGATGATCAGCAGGCCGTGCGCGGCGACGAGGCTCACGACGTACCGGCCGCCCATCGAGTGCCAGCGGGCCAGCTTGTCCGCGCCGACACCGCGCTCCAGCGGCGGTATCCGGGCCATCAGCGCGACCAGCACGACCACGCCGTAGCCGGCCAGCAGGCCGGTGATCCGGCCGGCGTTGGTCAGCCAGTCGCCGAACCCGCTCACCGACGGGGTGTCCGCCCACCAGAGCCCGATCGTCGCGACGGCACCGGCGAGGATCGCCGCCAGCACCGCACCCGGGTGCGCGTCGACCGGGGCCACCGGCGCCGCCCGCTGCGGTACGGACGAGGGCTGCGTGGCCGTCCGGCCGTCGGCGAGCGCGGTCATCCGCGGGCGCACCGTGTCGTCATGACACCGTTGTCCGGTACGGACCTGTGCCTTTCCTCTGAACGAGCCAGACGTCCGCTATGAGGCGGCCCGAGCACCGGTCTCGGCCCAGGAGCCCGGCTGCCGCGTTCGCGTCCTGGCGTCGTCGGGCTCGGCGCGATTCGATGGGTCCGTGCAGACCGCCGTGACCCGAGAGCTGCCCGGCGGCGTCGTCCGCGGCGTCGAGATCGAGGGCGGCATCGCCTGGCGAGGACTGCCGTACGCGGCCGCCCCGGCCGGTCCGTTGCGCTACCGCCCGCCGGAGCCGGCGCCGCCCTGGACGGGGATCCGGGACGCGAGCGCGTACGGCGCGAAGGCCATGCAGGTGCCGGCCGCGGGCGCGTCCGAGGACTGCCTGTTCCTCAACGTCGCCGCGCCGCTGTCGCCCGGACCCGGCGGCGCGCCCGTCCTCGTCTGCCTGCACGGCGGCGGTTTCGTGTCCGGGTCGGGTCCGGAGTACGTCGGTGACGGGGCGGCGTTCGTCCGGCAGGGCATCGTCGTGGTGAGCCTGAACTACCGGCTCGGGCCGCTCGGGTTCCTCGACCTCTCCGACCGGCTCGGACCCGCGTACGAGCGGTCGGCGAACCTCGGGATCCTCGACCAGCTGGCCGCGCTGCGCTGGGTCCGGGACACGATCTCCGTGTTCGGCGGCGACCCCGGCCGGGTCACGGTGGGCGGCGTGTCCGCCGGGGCCAAGAGCGTCGCGACGCTGCTCGCGTCCCCGCTGTCGGCGGGGTTGTTCGGGCGGGTGATCTCCGAGAGCGGCGGCGGCGACCACGTCGCCCGGCCCGGGTCCTCGCTCGCCGGCCGGCTGCTCGACGTCCTCGGCACGACCGCGGACGGCCTGCTGACGGTGCCGGCCGAGCAGATCGTCGAGGCGGCGGGGACGTTCGCCGGACTGTTCGAGAACACCTGGATCTGGCGGCCGACGCTGGATCCGGTGGTGCTGCCGAGGCTGCCGGTCGACGCCGTCGCGGCCGGGGCCGGCGCCGGGATCGGCATGCTCATCGGCAGCAACGCGCACGAGGCGGCCGCGTTCCGGCTGCTGCACCCGGACCTGGTCGGCCGCGCTCCCCTGGTTCTCGGCCGTGCGCTCGGGGAGTCGCGGGCTCAGGCGCTGATCGCCGACTACGCATCGCGGCGGCCCGCCGCCCCGGCGGCCGACGTGTACGAGGCTCTGATGACCGACGAGCGGTACGGCATCCCCTCGACCCGGCTCGCCGACGCGCAGTCCGCCCACGCGCCGACGTACCGGTTCTACGCCGACCTGCCCGTGCCGGGGCTGCCGCCCGAGGCCCGGGGTGCGCACGGGAGCGAGGTGCCGTACGTCTTCGGCCTGCTGCCGGCGGAAACTCCGCTGTCGCAGGCGATGCAGCGCCACTGGGCGTCGTTCGTCCGCGACGGTGCACCCGGCGCCGACTGGCCCCGCTACTCCCCCGCCGACCGTGCCACGATGGTCTTCGCCGACGACGCCGCCGTGGTGCACGATCCGGCGGGCGCGGATCGCCGGGCGTGGGACGGCCTCACCTGGCCGTCCGGCACCTGGCTCCCCTAGCCCCTCGGTGTCGTCCACGAACGACTTCCCGACAC harbors:
- a CDS encoding FMN-binding protein: MRRALFALSGTVTGLVLLLSFKTHPAAVTTPPAALSTPSPTGSASDPSASPSTSGSGSASGSGTYTGTAADTRFGPVQVQITVTDGTVTAVQAVDYPQNDPRDQQINSYAIPVLNQEATAARSTSIDMVSGATYTSQGYIQSLQGALDQAGL
- a CDS encoding glutathione-independent formaldehyde dehydrogenase, translated to MGEVIEVGAGVDRVKVGDRVVLPFNIGCGFCRNCESGLTGFCLTTNPGSAGAAYGYADMGPYSGGQAELLRVPYADWNALVLPQDAQEREKDYVMLSDILPTGYHGTELAQVGIGDSVVVWGAGPVGLMAAMSARLRGADQVLVVDRQPDRLKLVEAVDATPIDDSAGDAVQQVLDATRGEGADRGVEAVGYQAHDHEGAEKPGLTINNLVAAVRPTGRIGVVGVFVPEDPSAADDLAKEGKFAFDFGTFFFKGQSMGTGQANVKQYNRPLRNLIHRDKLNPGLIVSHELNLDDAAEGYRNFDDRLDGWTKVLLHP
- a CDS encoding ferredoxin reductase family protein, coding for MTALADGRTATQPSSVPQRAAPVAPVDAHPGAVLAAILAGAVATIGLWWADTPSVSGFGDWLTNAGRITGLLAGYGVVVLVALMARIPPLERGVGADKLARWHSMGGRYVVSLVAAHGLLIIWGYAVTAHTDVVSQTGTLLTSYPDVLMATVAGLLLVGVGAVSARAARRRMRYETWYYLHFYTYLAVALAFSHQFATGAEFMTDRAARVAWSALYVSVAAAIAWYRFVTPVRQAVRHRLRVETVVPEGPGVVSVSMAGRHLDELRAEAGQFFRLRVLTRDLWWAANPYSLSAAVQPGRMRVTVKDLGGHSRALAALPPGTRVVAEGPYGAMTAARRTRRQVLLIAGGIGITPLRALLQTLPGDITLLYRVGREQDVVFRSELEQLALIRGATVHILTGHRHDLGYDPLSAAVLTANITDLRAHDVYVCGPGGMTAAVGAALRTAGVPRRQIHSETFEF
- a CDS encoding carboxylesterase family protein, with translation MQTAVTRELPGGVVRGVEIEGGIAWRGLPYAAAPAGPLRYRPPEPAPPWTGIRDASAYGAKAMQVPAAGASEDCLFLNVAAPLSPGPGGAPVLVCLHGGGFVSGSGPEYVGDGAAFVRQGIVVVSLNYRLGPLGFLDLSDRLGPAYERSANLGILDQLAALRWVRDTISVFGGDPGRVTVGGVSAGAKSVATLLASPLSAGLFGRVISESGGGDHVARPGSSLAGRLLDVLGTTADGLLTVPAEQIVEAAGTFAGLFENTWIWRPTLDPVVLPRLPVDAVAAGAGAGIGMLIGSNAHEAAAFRLLHPDLVGRAPLVLGRALGESRAQALIADYASRRPAAPAADVYEALMTDERYGIPSTRLADAQSAHAPTYRFYADLPVPGLPPEARGAHGSEVPYVFGLLPAETPLSQAMQRHWASFVRDGAPGADWPRYSPADRATMVFADDAAVVHDPAGADRRAWDGLTWPSGTWLP
- a CDS encoding FAD:protein FMN transferase — its product is MTTATATERTRHVEHCMGTVFTIDVRGPGDWTAAIAAVVSWLHHVDRVFSTYDRDSDISRLRRREIRAADADPAVAEVLDLCADAQLETGGYFSALLDGRIDPTGLVKGWAVERASRLLRMHGSADHAVNGGGDIQLAGRPERGREWTVGIADPVRPGRVVTTVTGTDLAVATSGTSERGAHLLDPFTGRPITHLASATVVGPSLTRADAYATAAFVMGPTALDWIATRPGYAALLVDTAGRTLRSADCTDRP